A single Argentina anserina chromosome 7, drPotAnse1.1, whole genome shotgun sequence DNA region contains:
- the LOC126801832 gene encoding exportin-2 isoform X1, whose protein sequence is MEWNPQDLHTLSQCFVNTLSPSPEPRRRAEAMLTEFSQKPNYGLAVLRLVAEPNVAEEIRQAASVNFKNHLKVRWSPAQNSDEPTIGDAEKEQIKALIVSLMLNATPKIQGQLSEALVLIGKHDFPRLWPTLLPELIGSLQKASQAGDYASVNGILGTANSIFKKFRHEYKTNDLLLDLKYCLDNFAATLLEIFMKTASVIESASNAGGGNAAALTPLFVSQRLCCRIFFSLNYQELPEFFEDHMNEWMTEQNKYLANSYPALESSAEGLALVDELRAAVCENINLYLEKNEEEFKPYLNGFAQAVWNLLTNVSQASGRDQLAVTAIKFLTTVSTGVHHSLFAVEGVIPQICQGIVIPNVRLRDEDVELFEMNYIEFIRRDMEGSDIDTRRRIACELLKGIAINYKPQVTNLVSVQIQNLLTSFATNPAENWKDKDSAIYLVVSLATKRAGGTSVTTDLVDVQNFFGTVIVPELQSQDVNGSPMLKAGALKFFTMFRNHIPKPMALQFFPDLIRFLRAESNVVHSYAASCIEKLLMVKDEGGQVRYTSIDISPLLPQLMNNLFEALKVPESEENQYVMKCVMRVLGIADISHVIVGPCITGLTSILNKACENPKNPVFNHYIFECVAVLVKRACVKDASLISVFEVNLFPSIQKILVEDVQEFYPYALQLLAQLVELNRPPIPQSYMQIFPMLLSPDSWRKASNVPALVRLLQAFLQKAPHELNQEGKLRQVLEISNKLVSARSTDEQGFYVLNTVVESLDFNVLAPYIGQIWSALFTVLQSRQTGKFIKCLVIFMSLVLVKHGSANLVDSVNGIQANLFLMILGQFWIPNLTNITGIIETKLTAVASTRLLCESQLLLDAAAVDPWGKLLNSIVTLLSRTEQERVEEDPEMPEFTENVGYSATFIRLHNAGKAEDDPLKDIRDAKEFLVASLARLSALSPGRYPQIINQYVEPTNQTELLRLCNSYNCLIV, encoded by the coding sequence ATGGAGTGGAACCCTCAAGACCTCCACACACTCTCCCAATGCTTCGTCAACACTCTCTCCCCCTCGCCGGAGCCCCGCCGCCGCGCCGAGGCCATGCTCACCGAGTTCTCCCAGAAGCCGAACTACGGCCTCGCCGTCCTCCGCCTCGTCGCCGAGCCGAACGTCGCCGAGGAGATCCGCCAGGCCGCCTCCGTCAACTTCAAGAACCACCTCAAGGTGCGGTGGTCCCCCGCGCAGAACTCCGACGAGCCGACGATCGGTGACGCCGAGAAGGAGCAGATCAAGGCCTTAATCGTCTCCCTCATGCTCAACGCCACCCCCAAAATCCAAGGCCAGCTCAGCGAAGCCCTAGTCCTCATCGGCAAGCACGATTTCCCGAGGCTGTGGCCCACTCTGCTCCCGGAGCTCATCGGAAGCCTCCAGAAGGCGTCACAGGCCGGCGACTACGCCTCGGTTAACGGTATTCTTGGCACTGCTAACTCTATTTTCAAGAAGTTTAGGCATGAGTATAAGACCAATGATCTACTGCTTGATTTGAAATACTGTTTGGACAATTTCGCCGCAACTTTGTTAGAGATTTTCATGAAAACGGCTAGTGTGATTGAGTCAGCCTCCAATGCCGGTGGCGGTAATGCCGCGGCACTCACGCCGCTGTTTGTGTCTCAGAGGTTGTGCTGCAGGATTTTCTTCTCGTTGAATTATCAGGAGTTGCCTGAGTTCTTCGAGGACCATATGAATGAGTGGATGACTGAGCAGAATAAGTACCTGGCCAATAGTTATCCAGCGCTTGAGAGTAGCGCCGAGGGGCTTGCGCTGGTGGATGAGTTGCGTGCTGCAGTGTGTGAGAATATTAATCTTTATTTGGAGAAGAATGAGGAGGAGTTTAAGCCGTACTTGAATGGTTTTGCACAGGCTGTGTGGAATTTGTTGACGAATGTCTCTCAAGCGTCAGGCCGTGATCAGCTTGCTGTTACTGCTATTAAGTTCTTGACGACTGTTAGCACAGGTGTGCATCATAGTCTGTTTGCTGTTGAGGGAGTGATACCCCAGATTTGTCAGGGCATTGTGATCCCGAATGTGAGGTTGAGGGATGAGGACGTGGAACTCTTTGAAATGAATTACATTGAGTTCATCAGGAGGGATATGGAGGGCAGTGATATTGATACTAGGAGGAGGATTGCCTGTGAGCTTCTTAAAGGGATTGCTATCAATTATAAACCACAGGTTaccaatttggtttctgtACAGATACAGAATTTGCTAACCTCTTTTGCCACAAACCCAGCTGAGAATTGGAAGGATAAGGACAGTGCAATATACTTGGTTGTATCACTTGCAACTAAGAGGGCTGGTGGCACTTCTGTTACAACTGATCTGGTTGATGTTCAGAACTTCTTTGGGACAGTGATTGTTCCAGAACTGCAGAGTCAGGATGTGAATGGATCTCCAATGCTTAAGGCAGGGGCGTTGAAATTTTTTACAATGTTCCGGAACCATATACCAAAGCCGATGGCATTACAATTTTTTCCAGATTTGATTCGGTTTCTTCGTGCAGAGTCCAATGTAGTTCACTCGTATGCTGCAAGTTGTATTGAGAAGCTTCTGATGGTAAAGGATGAGGGTGGCCAAGTAAGGTATACTTCAATAGATATTTCACCTCTGCTGCCACAACTGATGAACAACCTCTTTGAGGCTCTGAAGGTTCCAGAATCTGAGGAAAATCAATACGTTATGAAGTGTGTCATGCGAGTTCTCGGGATTGCAGATATATCCCATGTGATTGTTGGACCTTGTATTACTGGGCTGACATCAATACTCAACAAAGCTTGTGAAAACCCCAAAAATCCAGTATTTAACCACTATATTTTTGAGTGTGTGGCAGTCCTTGTGAAGCGAGCATGTGTGAAGGATGCCTCTCTCATATCGGTTTTTGAGGTAAACCTTTTCCCCAGTATCCAGAAGATATTAGTTGAAGATGTGCAAGAGTTCTATCCTTATGCACTTCAGCTGCTGGCTCAACTTGTTGAGTTGAATAGGCCTCCCATTCCACAGAGTTACATGCAGATTTTTCCTATGCTTTTGTCCCCCGACTCGTGGAGAAAGGCTTCCAATGTCCCTGCTCTTGTGCGTTTGCTTCAAGCATTCCTTCAGAAGGCACCCCATGAGCTCAACCAAGAGGGGAAGTTGAGACAGGTCCTTGAGATATCCAATAAGCTAGTCTCAGCCCGTAGTACTGATGAACAGGGTTTCTATGTGCTAAATACTGTTGTTGAGAGCCTTGATTTTAATGTGCTTGCACCGTACATTGGTCAGATTTGGAGTGCCCTTTTCACAGTGCTTCAAAGCAGGCAGACAGGGAAGTTTATCAAGTGTCTCGTGATTTTTATGTCACTAGTTCTGGTCAAACATGGCTCTGCAAACCTTGTCGATTCAGTGAATGGCATCCAGGCCAACCTATTTCTGATGATATTGGGGCAGTTCTGGATACCTAATCTTACGAATATTACAGGAATCATTGAGACCAAGTTGACTGCAGTTGCATCAACGCGACTTTTGTGTGAATCTCAATTGCTTCTGGATGCTGCAGCTGTTGATCCCTGGGGGAAATTGCTTAACAGCATTGTGACCCTTCTTTCACGAACTGAGCAGGAGAGAGTCGAAGAGGATCCTGAGATGCCTGAATTTACCGAGAATGTTGGATATTCTGCCACTTTCATTCGACTGCACAATGCTGGGAAGGCTGAGGATGATCCACTGAAAGATATAAGAGATGCGAAAGAGTTTTTGGTTGCTTCGTTGGCTAGGCTTTCTGCACTTTCACCTGGCAGATACCCTCAAATCATCAATCAATATGTTGAACCAACCAATCAGACAGAACTACTTCGTCTTTGCAACTCTTATAACTGCCTAATTGTTTAA
- the LOC126801832 gene encoding exportin-2 isoform X2, whose translation MEWNPQDLHTLSQCFVNTLSPSPEPRRRAEAMLTEFSQKPNYGLAVLRLVAEPNVAEEIRQAASVNFKNHLKVRWSPAQNSDEPTIGDAEKEQIKALIVSLMLNATPKIQGQLSEALVLIGKHDFPRLWPTLLPELIGSLQKASQAGDYASVNGILGTANSIFKKFRHEYKTNDLLLDLKYCLDNFAATLLEIFMKTASVIESASNAGGGNAAALTPLFVSQRLCCRIFFSLNYQELPEFFEDHMNEWMTEQNKYLANSYPALESSAEGLALVDELRAAVCENINLYLEKNEEEFKPYLNGFAQAVWNLLTNVSQASGRDQLAVTAIKFLTTVSTGVHHSLFAVEGVIPQICQGIVIPNVRLRDEDVELFEMNYIEFIRRDMEGSDIDTRRRIACELLKGIAINYKPQVTNLVSVQIQNLLTSFATNPAENWKDKDSAIYLVVSLATKRAGGTSVTTDLVDVQNFFGTVIVPELQSQDVNGSPMLKAGALKFFTMFRNHIPKPMALQFFPDLIRFLRAESNVVHSYAASCIEKLLMVKDEGGQVRYTSIDISPLLPQLMNNLFEALKVPESEENQYVMKCVMRVLGIADISHVIVGPCITGLTSILNKACENPKNPVFNHYIFECVAVLVKRACVKDASLISVFEVNLFPSIQKILVEDVQEFYPYALQLLAQLVELNRPPIPQSYMQIFPMLLSPDSWRKASNVPALVRLLQAFLQKAPHELNQEGKLRQVLEISNKLVSARSTDEQGFYVLNTVVESLDFNVLAPYIGQIWSALFTVLQSRQTGKFIKCLVIFMSLVLVKHGSANLVDSVNGIQANLFLMILGQFWIPNLTNITGIIETKLTAVASTRLLCESQLLLDAAAVDPWGKLLNSIVTLLSRTEQERVEEDPEMPEFTENVGYSATFIRLHNAGKAEDDPLKDIRDAKEFLVASLARLSALSPGRYPQIINQYVEPTNQTELLRLCNSYNCLIV comes from the coding sequence ATGGAGTGGAACCCTCAAGACCTCCACACACTCTCCCAATGCTTCGTCAACACTCTCTCCCCCTCGCCGGAGCCCCGCCGCCGCGCCGAGGCCATGCTCACCGAGTTCTCCCAGAAGCCGAACTACGGCCTCGCCGTCCTCCGCCTCGTCGCCGAGCCGAACGTCGCCGAGGAGATCCGCCAGGCCGCCTCCGTCAACTTCAAGAACCACCTCAAGGTGCGGTGGTCCCCCGCGCAGAACTCCGACGAGCCGACGATCGGTGACGCCGAGAAGGAGCAGATCAAGGCCTTAATCGTCTCCCTCATGCTCAACGCCACCCCCAAAATCCAAGGCCAGCTCAGCGAAGCCCTAGTCCTCATCGGCAAGCACGATTTCCCGAGGCTGTGGCCCACTCTGCTCCCGGAGCTCATCGGAAGCCTCCAGAAGGCGTCACAGGCCGGCGACTACGCCTCGGTTAACGGTATTCTTGGCACTGCTAACTCTATTTTCAAGAAGTTTAGGCATGAGTATAAGACCAATGATCTACTGCTTGATTTGAAATACTGTTTGGACAATTTCGCCGCAACTTTGTTAGAGATTTTCATGAAAACGGCTAGTGTGATTGAGTCAGCCTCCAATGCCGGTGGCGGTAATGCCGCGGCACTCACGCCGCTGTTTGTGTCTCAGAGGTTGTGCTGCAGGATTTTCTTCTCGTTGAATTATCAGGAGTTGCCTGAGTTCTTCGAGGACCATATGAATGAGTGGATGACTGAGCAGAATAAGTACCTGGCCAATAGTTATCCAGCGCTTGAGAGTAGCGCCGAGGGGCTTGCGCTGGTGGATGAGTTGCGTGCTGCAGTGTGTGAGAATATTAATCTTTATTTGGAGAAGAATGAGGAGGAGTTTAAGCCGTACTTGAATGGTTTTGCACAGGCTGTGTGGAATTTGTTGACGAATGTCTCTCAAGCGTCAGGCCGTGATCAGCTTGCTGTTACTGCTATTAAGTTCTTGACGACTGTTAGCACAGGTGTGCATCATAGTCTGTTTGCTGTTGAGGGAGTGATACCCCAGATTTGTCAGGGCATTGTGATCCCGAATGTGAGGTTGAGGGATGAGGACGTGGAACTCTTTGAAATGAATTACATTGAGTTCATCAGGAGGGATATGGAGGGCAGTGATATTGATACTAGGAGGAGGATTGCCTGTGAGCTTCTTAAAGGGATTGCTATCAATTATAAACCACAGGTTaccaatttggtttctgtACAGATACAGAATTTGCTAACCTCTTTTGCCACAAACCCAGCTGAGAATTGGAAGGATAAGGACAGTGCAATATACTTGGTTGTATCACTTGCAACTAAGAGGGCTGGTGGCACTTCTGTTACAACTGATCTGGTTGATGTTCAGAACTTCTTTGGGACAGTGATTGTTCCAGAACTGCAGAGTCAGGATGTGAATGGATCTCCAATGCTTAAGGCAGGGGCGTTGAAATTTTTTACAATGTTCCGGAACCATATACCAAAGCCGATGGCATTACAATTTTTTCCAGATTTGATTCGGTTTCTTCGTGCAGAGTCCAATGTAGTTCACTCGTATGCTGCAAGTTGTATTGAGAAGCTTCTGATGGTAAAGGATGAGGGTGGCCAAGTAAGGTATACTTCAATAGATATTTCACCTCTGCTGCCACAACTGATGAACAACCTCTTTGAGGCTCTGAAGGTTCCAGAATCTGAGGAAAATCAATACGTTATGAAGTGTGTCATGCGAGTTCTCGGGATTGCAGATATATCCCATGTGATTGTTGGACCTTGTATTACTGGGCTGACATCAATACTCAACAAAGCTTGTGAAAACCCCAAAAATCCAGTATTTAACCACTATATTTTTGAGTGTGTGGCAGTCCTTGTGAAGCGAGCATGTGTGAAGGATGCCTCTCTCATATCGGTTTTTGAGGTAAACCTTTTCCCCAGTATCCAGAAGATATTAGTTGAAGATGTGCAAGAGTTCTATCCTTATGCACTTCAGCTGCTGGCTCAACTTGTTGAGTTGAATAGGCCTCCCATTCCACAGAGTTACATGCAGATTTTTCCTATGCTTTTGTCCCCCGACTCGTGGAGAAAGGCTTCCAATGTCCCTGCTCTTGTGCGTTTGCTTCAAGCATTCCTTCAGAAGGCACCCCATGAGCTCAACCAAGAGGGGAAGTTGAGACAGGTCCTTGAGATATCCAATAAGCTAGTCTCAGCCCGTAGTACTGATGAACAGGGTTTCTATGTGCTAAATACTGTTGTTGAGAGCCTTGATTTTAATGTGCTTGCACCGTACATTGGTCAGATTTGGAGTGCCCTTTTCACAGTGCTTCAAAGCAGGCAGACAGGGAAGTTTATCAAGTGTCTCGTGATTTTTATGTCACTAGTTCTGGTCAAACATGGCTCTGCAAACCTTGTCGATTCAGTGAATGGCATCCAGGCCAACCTATTTCTGATGATATTGGGGCAGTTCTGGATACCTAATCTTACGAATATTACAGGAATCATTGAGACCAAGTTGACTGCAGTTGCATCAACGCGACTTTTGTGTGAATCTCAATTGCTTCTGGATGCTGCAGCTGTTGATCCCTGGGGGAAATTGCTTAACAGCATTGTGACCCTTCTTTCACGAACTGAGCAGGAGAGAGTCGAAGAGGATCCTGAGATGCCTGAATTTACCGAGAATGTTGGATATTCTGCCACTTTCATTCGACTGCACAATGCTGGGAAGGCTGAGGATGATCCACTGAAAGATATAAGAGATGCGAAAGAGTTTTTGGTTGCTTCGTTGGCTAGGCTTTCTGCACTTTCACCTGGCAGATACCCTCAAATCATCAATCAATATGTTGAACCAACCAATCAGACAGAACTACTTCGTCTTTGCAACTCTTATAACTGCCTAATT
- the LOC126801833 gene encoding auxin response factor 18, with protein sequence MAHSQCDSSSISRADTGSGGALYTELWKLCAGPLVDVPSPGERVFYFPQGHMEQLEASTNQELNQQIPRFNIPSKILCRVVNVQLLAERESDEVYAQITLHPESDQSEPTSPDPCVPEPPTPASYSFCKILTASDTSTHGGFSVLRKHANDCLPPLDMNQATPTQELVAKDLHGYEWRFKHIFRGQPRRHLLTTGWSTFVTSKRLVAGDAFVFLRGGNGELRVGVRRLARQQTPMPSSVISSQSMHLGVLATASHAVMTSTLFVVYYKPRTSQFIVGLNKYLEAINNKFSVGMRFKMRFEGEDSPERRFTGTIVGVGDLSPHWSESKWRSLKVQWDEHATVPRPDRVSPWEMEPFVASVPLNLAQPALKSKRPKTVEIASSEITTNSTASPLWYQGSNQSAEPNHLGGVAEVQSSGSQAAWPPRQKESNGSSYSSRIICAEGIWSYSPNVNVSLSLFADSKEGNKNVTTGSTLPGFSSPPSKPCNGSVQDQLETGKKSESSSGFRLFGYDVPNSTTASLHERESMFTTASCGAKGPNLAADQGLDNAQISKDHMQVLPDMPPIETQSKQGSTVSTRSRTKVHMEGVAVGRAVDLTALKGYDDLIDELEKMFEIKGELRPANKWAVVFTDDENDMMLLGDDQWQDFCRTVKKIFIYSSDHVQMLRQGKLKSSAFLCEETVN encoded by the exons atGGCGCACAGCCAGTGTGACTCGTCATCGATTTCTCGTGCGGATACAG GTTCTGGAGGTGCTTTGTATACAGAGCTATGGAAGCTATGTGCAGGGCCACTGGTGGATGTGCCCAGTCCTGGGGAGAGAGTGTTCTATTTTCCTCAGGGTCATATGGAACAA CTGGAAGCATCAACAAACCAGGAACTGAATCAGCAAATCCCTCGGTTTAATATACCTTCTAAGATCCTTTGTCGTGTGGTTAACGTTCAATTACTG GCTGAAAGAGAAAGCGATGAGGTTTATGCTCAGATCACCTTGCACCCAGAATCAGAT CAAAGTGAACCTACAAGTCCTGATCCATGTGTACCAGAGCCTCCAACACCGGCTAGTTATTCGTTTTGCAAGATTTTGACAGCTTCTGATACAAGCACCCATGGAGGATTCTCAGTTCTTCGGAAGCATGCTAATGATTGCTTGCCTCCATTG GATATGAACCAAGCAACTCCAACTCAGGAATTGGTTGCCAAAGATCTTCATGGGTATGAGTGGAGATTTAAGCATATCTTCAGAG GTCAACCGCGGAGGCATTTACTTACTACAGGATGGAGTACATTTGTCACTTCCAAAAGATTGGTTGCTGGTGATGCATTTGTGTTTTTGAG GGGTGGTAATGGGGAACTACGAGTTGGGGTACGGCGTCTTGCTCGTCAACAGACTCCCATGCCTTCATCAGTGATATCCAGCCAGAGCATGCATCTTGGAGTGCTTGCAACTGCTTCTCATGCCGTCATGACTTCAACTCTATTTGTTGTCTATTACAAGCCCAG GACGAGCCAATTTATTGTTGGCTTAAACAAATATCTTGAAGCCATCAACAATAAGTTTTCTGTTGGCATGCGCTTCAAAATGAGATTTGAGGGCGAAGACTCACCGGAAAGAAG ATTCACTGGCACTATAGTAGGGGTTGGGGATTTATCGCCTCACTGGTCCGAATCTAAATGGCGATCTCTAAAG GTTCAATGGGATGAACATGCCACAGTACCAAGGCCGGATAGGGTTTCTCCGTGGGAGATGGAGCCATTTGTAGCATCTGTTCCATTAAATCTTGCTCAACCAGCACTAAAGAGCAAAAGGCCTAAAACTGTTGAAATTGCATCATCAG AAATTACCACCAATTCAACTGCTTCACCTTTATGGTATCAAGGGTCAAACCAGTCTGCTGAGCCAAATCATTTAGGTGGTGTTGCTGAAGTCCAAAGCTCTGGTAGCCAGGCTGCCTGGCCCCCGAGGCAGAAAGAGAGCAATGGTAGCAGCTATTCTAGCCGAATAATCTGTGCAGAGGGCATCTGGTCTTATTCTCCAAATGTGAATGTCTCTTTAAGCCTATTTGCAGACTCAAAAGAGGGCAACAAGAATGTTACTACGGGGTCCACACTGCCTGGCTTCTCCTCCCCTCCTTCGAAACCATGCAATGGCTCAGTGCAGGACCAGCTGGAAACAGGGAAAAAGTCTGAGTCTTCTTCAGGATTTCGGTTGTTTGGTTATGATGTGCCAAACTCAACTACTGCCAGTCTCCATGAGAGAGAGTCAATGTTTACAACAGCATCCTGTGGTGCCAAAGGACCTAATCTGGCTGCTGATCAGGGCCTGGATAATGCACAAATTTCAAAAGATCATATGCAAGTTCTACCAGATATGCCTCCAATTGAGACACAAAGCAAGCAGGGATCCACTGTTTCAACCAGATCTCGTACTAAG GTGCATATGGAAGGGGTTGCAGTTGGTCGTGCTGTGGACTTGACTGCATTGAAGGGTTATGATGATCTAATTGATGAGCTAGAGAAAATGTTTGAGATCAAAGGAGAGCTTCGTCCAGCAAACAAATGGGCAGTTGTTTTTACTGATGATGAGAACGACATGATGCTTCTTGGTGATGATCAGTGGCA AGATTTTTGCCGGACTGTGAAGAAGATATTCATCTATTCAAGTGATCACGTTCAGATGCTCAGACAAGGCAAGCTAAAAAGTTCAGCATTTTTGTGTGAGGAGACTGTTAACTAG